From the Phoenix dactylifera cultivar Barhee BC4 chromosome 10, palm_55x_up_171113_PBpolish2nd_filt_p, whole genome shotgun sequence genome, one window contains:
- the LOC103711051 gene encoding uncharacterized protein At4g06598-like translates to MASTKGAANFRNSASSGKQSFLPPKSPFPTMPVTYSDYGTIGSKGIPKPREGHRHHQRTSSESFLEEQPSWLDDLLNEPETPMKRGAHRRSTSDSFAYMDGANIYANMDNLSQHEGRQRDITSQTMWGAQDFDRQHVPYYAEANSFGKPQNRGWEALNMVNYPSGAPLAKDKTLHPVSTCVLRDVDAATSNVTEKKEQEQSPQDSRGISERKKEGSHAKHFDVDPKRVKQQFAQRSRVRKLQYIAELERNVQALQAEGMEVSAELGFLDQQNLILNLENKALKQRLDSLTQEHLIKRLQQEMLEREIARLRSLYQQQQQHLQQPPAPTHGRSSSRDLESRFANLSLKHEDPNSGREPVTGPLNI, encoded by the exons ATGGCAAGTACGAAAGGGGCTGCTAACTTTAGGAACTCGGCATCCAGTGGAAAACAGTCGTTCCTTCCTCCGAAAAGCCCCTTTCCGACAATGCCTGTGACTTATTCCGACTATGGGACCATAGGATCAAAGGGCATCCCAAAGCCAAGAGAGGGGCACAGACACCATCAGCGCACTTCGTCCGAGAGCTTTCTCGAGGAGCAGCCATCGTGGCTTGATGATCTGCTTAATGAGCCGGAGACACCCATGAAGAGGGGAGCTCATCGCCGCTCGACAAGCGACTCATTTGCATACATGGATGGAGCTAATATTTATGCTAATATGGATAATTTATCACAGCACGAAGGCAGGCAGCGGGACATCACCTCACAAACTATGTGGGGAGCTCAAGACTTTGATCGCCAACATGTTCCTTATTATGCTGAGGCAAATTCATTTGGGAAACCTCAGAATAGAGGATGGGAAGCCTTGAACATGGTCAATTATCCAAGTGGTGCTCCATTGGCAAAGGACAAGACTTTGCATCCAGTTTCAACATGTGTTCTAAGGGATGTTGATGCAGCAACATCTAATGTTACTGAGAAGAAGGAGCAGGAGCAATCTCCACAAGATTCAAGAGGTATCtctgaaagaaagaaggaaggctCTCATGCTAAGCACTTTGATGTGGACCCAAAACGAGTTAAACA GCAATTTGCTCAGCGCTCTCGGGTGCGGAAACTCCAGTACATTGCTGAGCTGGAGAGAAATGTTCAAGCCTTGCAG GCAGAAGGAATGGAAGTTTCAGCTGAACTGGGATTTCTGGATCAGCAGAATCTTATATTGAACTTGGAGAACAAAGCCTTGAAGCAACGATTGGACAGTTTGACTCAGGAGCATCTTATAAAACGAC TCCAGCAGGAGATGTTGGAGCGAGAAATAGCCCGGCTTCGATCATTGTAtcaacagcagcagcaacatTTGCAGCAACCACCTGCTCCAACCCATGGTCGCAGTAGCAGTAGAGATCTCGAGTCACGATTCGCTAATCTCTCTTTGAAACACGAAGACCCAAATTCTGGGCGGGAGCCAGTCACAGGTCCTCTCAATATTTGA
- the LOC103711052 gene encoding uncharacterized protein LOC103711052, with protein MEKSSRVVALLLVLVVVAAAAAVVPTDAKMSPAACQAERRAAINACKAVVYGQLPSPQCCQRARVTHVECVCSIVTPKLAALVNVNRAIRLIEGCGRRVPRHFKCGSIITP; from the exons ATGGAAAAGAGTTCAAGAGTTGTAGCTCTACTGCTAGTCTtggtggtggtggcggcggcggcggcggtggtgcCGACGGATGCGAAGATGAGCCCGGCGGCGTGCCAGGCTGAGCGGCGGGCAGCCATCAATGCATGCAAGGCAGTGGTGTATGGGCAGCTGCCGAGCCCGCAGTGCTGCCAGCGGGCGCGAGTGACCCACGTCGAGTGTGTGTGCTCCATCGTCACTCCCAAGCTCGCTGCTCTCGTCAATGTCAACCGTGCCATTAGGCTCATCGAAGGGTGCGGCCGGCGGGTGCCGCGCCACTTCAAGTGTGGAA GCATCATCACTCCTTGA
- the LOC103711050 gene encoding multiple organellar RNA editing factor 1, mitochondrial-like: MALSLRLRRALALSSSLLKDRSFSSIVSSSSPPLPLSRFRAAPALLGSPRTSLHYRIQSLSFRSSPMLADRRADGGEERKISPDEILFEGCDYNHWLITMDFPKDPAPTREEMIETYIQTLAKVVGSVEEAKKRMYALSTTTYTGFQAVMTEEMSEKFRGLPGVVFILPDSYIDPVNKEYGGDKYDNGVITPRPPPIQYGRQGRPRNQNRYNRPNYNRPPLQGNLPPDNQGYMQRDGGNYAPQQNYSEARTDGRGYGPPGERREFGLGERRDYAPAGPRDGYQGERRGPGSSYQTDFNQGNRGNFGPPEQRNFPQGQGGDYKYGGSSGYGDYRQNSDPGYTGDYRQGSVPGYSGQGYGGDNRQGAGPGYGADYMQGSGTGYAQGHPGPIEGQPQPWKGHPQHTDVESSWNSRR; encoded by the exons ATGGCGCTCTCCCTCCGCCTTCGCCGAGCCCtcgccctctcctcctccctcctcaagGACCGCTCCTTTTCCTCGAtcgtctcctcttcttcccctcctctccctctctcgcgGTTCCGCGCCGCCCCGGCGCTTCTCGGAAGCCCTCGCACTAGCCTCCATTATCGGATCCAATCACTCTCGTTCCGTTCGTCGCCGATGCTCGCTGACCGCCGTGCGGACGGCGGCGAGGAGAGGAAGATATCGCCGGACGAGATTTTGTTCGAGGGCTGCGACTACAACCACTGGCTCATCACGATGGACTTCCCCAAGGACCCCGCGCCCACGCGCGAGGAGATGATCGAGACCTACATCCAGACCCTGGCCAAGGTCGTCGGAAG TGTGGAGGAGGCTAAGAAAAGAATGTATGCTTTAAGCACCACAACCTACACTGGTTTTCAAGCTGTAATGACCGAAGAAATGTCTGAAAAGTTTCGAG GCCTGCCTGGAGTTGTCTTCATTTTGCCTGACTCATATATTGATCCAGTAAACAAGGAGTATGGAG GCGACAAATATGACAATGGGGTTATCACTCCGAGGCCTCCTCCAATTCAATATGGGAGACAAGGAAGACCAAGAAACCAAAACAGATACAACAGGCCAAATTATAACAGACCACCACTGCAAGGAAACCTGCCACCTGATAATCAGGGCTATATGCAACGAGATGGAGGAAATTATGCTCCACAGCAGAATTATAGTGAGGCCAGAACAGATGGAAGGGGTTATGGTCCACCAGGAGAGAGGAGGGAATTTGGGCTAGGTGAGCGAAGAGATTATGCACCAGCTGGGCCAAGAGATGGTTACCAGGGAGAACGGAGAGGTCCAGGGTCTTCGTATCAAACAGATTTTAACCAAGGAAATCGAGGTAATTTTGGCCCTCCAGAGCAGAGGAACTTCCCACAAGGACAGGGAGGAGATTATAAATATGGTGGCTCTTCTGGTTATGGAGATTACAGGCAAAATTCAGACCCTGGTTACACTGGAGATTACAGACAGGGGTCGGTCCCTGGTTACAGTGGACAAGGTTATGGTGGAGATAACAGACAAGGAGCAGGACCTGGATATGGGGCAGATTATATGCAAGGATCAGGTACTGGTTATGCACAGGGCCACCCTGGTCCTATAGAAGGACAACCACAGCCGTGGAAG GGGCATCCTCAACATACTGATGTTGAATCAAGTTGGAATTCAAGGAGATGA